GGCCATCGACGGCGCCGGGCACCTGCTGTCGAGCGTGCGCTGCGCGATCGCCGACGTGCCGCGCGGCCGCGGCTGGGCCCGCGCGGGCGAACAGTTCCGGCTGATCCGGTGGCGGGTGATCATCCCGCTGGTCATCGGCATGTTCGCGGCGCTCGTCGTGATGGCCAGGTTCATGGAGACCTGGGTGCACGACTACCCGATCCAGACCCGCGGCCTGTTCTTCGGGCTCGTGCTCGCGTCGCTGTGGGTGCCGTACTCGCTGGCCGACCAGGCCGCACGGCTGCACGGCGACGACGGCTGGCGCTGGCGCGACGCCGTCGTCGCCCTCGTCGCGGCGGTCGCGGCGTACCTGGTCGTCAGCCTGCCGCCAGGCAACCTGCAGCCGACGCCGGTCGTCATCGTCCTGGCCGCGGCGATCGCCATCTCAGCGCTGGTGCTGCCCGGCCTGTCCGGCTCGTTCCTGCTGCTCACACTCGGGCTCTACGCGCCGACGCTCGGCGCGGTCAACGACAGGGACCTCGGCTACCTCGGCCTCTTCGCGCTCGGCGCGGCCATCGGCCTCGGCTCGGTCGTGAAGGTCCTGCAGTGGCTGCTCGAGCACAGGC
The nucleotide sequence above comes from Streptosporangiales bacterium. Encoded proteins:
- a CDS encoding DUF368 domain-containing protein translates to MKSSATGRSSSWPTHLLNVVRGALIGTAETVPGVSGGTVALVVGVYDAAIDGAGHLLSSVRCAIADVPRGRGWARAGEQFRLIRWRVIIPLVIGMFAALVVMARFMETWVHDYPIQTRGLFFGLVLASLWVPYSLADQAARLHGDDGWRWRDAVVALVAAVAAYLVVSLPPGNLQPTPVVIVLAAAIAISALVLPGLSGSFLLLTLGLYAPTLGAVNDRDLGYLGLFALGAAIGLGSVVKVLQWLLEHRRRVTLVVLTGVMAGCLRALWPWQDGDRSLLAPGDHVPAAAGLAALGFVLVVAVILVERRVVRHRQPEQPAADNDEQPADTSR